DNA sequence from the Phoenix dactylifera cultivar Barhee BC4 chromosome 13, palm_55x_up_171113_PBpolish2nd_filt_p, whole genome shotgun sequence genome:
tgttcttcttcctcttccgttttcttctttttttttttttttttttttttttgtgggagtctcgccaccacctctcggccggcggagaggtggggctcggctggggctcggctgaggctggcggccttgaggccgcgttggtcgccggcacggcagacccggcggcccttggctgcccctcagccctagggcagccacggccggggcctgtcacccgcaggccgagtccggctgggctcggcccgggtggcgtgggctcggcttgggccgttctcaggccggcccgcggcctgttggtccggcccgcagcctgtgggtccggcccacggccctcctcctgttcttctctcccgtgccggtctccttctctctctctgtgccagtctcctcccctctgtttcatcagtgaaacagaggggagaataccctACAGAGGGGTATCTCCACtcctaaaattttattatttaacctAAGGGCCACTTACCTGGATTTTTGCTGGTTACCGTTGGGCCGTTCCTCCCCCtcgtagtccctccttcctcttggagcttcagggctcttccgccttaggctccagggcttcgactctctctctttcagtgttcttgggggcctccgacttagggttgccggcagggacttaaatagtggtttagaagatgagaccccccctctgagaggtcccatccgttCCATGCCTCCCCTCTCCGGGAATGGCCGCCGTCCCCCCTGTCTCCGgtgcgccggcatcggctgccagcaggggtgggggtcacccttccctgtcggtcttatcccttcgtacTGGCTacagtatgatttttttttttttttataataatcattatactggctacagtaaaatttgggcccaacccttaactgggcctatttttctattgggcctagtaggttgtgggcccggacattacaactAATCTGCCATTCAGTGATCTACTTTGATTTATTTCTACCTTTTCCATTCTAGAATTTAGGCAGGATAAGCTTGTAATAAATTATTTGAAGTATAGGAGCCTTGCTGGAGCAATcatcttttaaaatattatattagtgCTTGTATTCTTGCTGAGACAGAGGATATGAGTATACAACTTTAATTACGTTTGCTGCTTGTCAAACTGGAACACGTCTTGCAGCTTTTTGAGGATAATCTTGTGAGAAATTGGACAAGATCTTGTAGATTTCTCGATCAGTTAGTGAAATGTGGGTAATAGGGTGCTGAAAAGAAACTTTTCCTTCACAAAAAAGAGACAAAACTAAAACCTGTGTCCTTCCATTTTGCCAAATAAACTTTTCTTAGAATTTATATTTCTCAATTTCTTGCAGTTTGTGATTTGGTGGAAGGTGTTGAATTGTCACGAATAAATGGATATCACTATTATTCATTGGGAACTTGCAACAATTGGATTTTTCTTTCACAGTTCAACAGCAGAAGAAGCTTAAATATGTTGGGCATAAGGATAAGATAGAATAATGATCTGTAGGACACGTGTCATATAATTTGATGCATGTTTGGAGGTGATGCTCCCATGTATTCGCTAGCTATGAGTTGCACATACTCAATGGTCCTTTTAAATGATCTAAATTGGATTGGAGGGACATACGTAAATAACACGATAATTTGATACTTGAATGATTAAAGTCTTTCTTCATCTTGCATTCTTTTTAACAGTTCTTTGATCTTGTGGTAATGATAGTTTGATtgttaatatatattttgaagTTGAAATTATAGGCTAAAATTATGGCTAAGAAAATATCTAGGTCAAGACAACCAAAGCACTCGTCCATGTGCTTGAAGGAGATTGGGGGGGCAAAGACGAAAAGGGTGGTGATGAGCAATACAAAGGAGTGATCGAACGAGTCTGAAAGCATTCCTCCAGCATGCTTGACTAATGATATCTACCCGTGTGAATGAGTTGTCTACTAGcatgaagaagaaagagaaggccGGATGAGGACACTCAAGAGAGGAGGCAGAGGTGgcattggcaaagataattagAATTGAGATGGGTGAATTGGGCGAAagcaagaagaggaggatgtcATTAGGCATCCGACAATACTTAAAAGCGTCATCTTATATAAAACGCTTTTGATAATGCTTATTGGCATGGTCTAGTATAAGAAATTGTCGATATCTAAAAAGTGCCTTGAAAATTTATACTTTATGCTTTCTGACATTTATAAGCCTTGTCACTTTTTGATACTTATAGAAAAACGTTGCGATATTTTGGTGTGCTTTAGGAACTTCCTTTTTCTTGTAGTTAGGTGACAAAATTTCAGAGGACTTTACTACGGTACAATGAATTCTCCCATGGAATCATGAAAATTCCACCACCAGGCCCGACAAAACAATCCTTCTCAAATACATGGTTTTGCCTCCATTTTCATTATGATTGGGACTTGACACGTACGTAAATTGCGCCATAATTTTGAATCCACAAGATCTCTTATTTGAATTGGGCaacaaatgaaagacaaagttctTCTTTGCAACACCATCATCACATAACTAAAGAATTATTAGTTTTGCTGTACGAGAACAGGAAGTTTCTAAACCGGTGGACAAGAATGAGAACAAGAAGTTTCGCCCACTCGGTATACATGCACAAACCTATAAATCTATGTCTATTGCCTAATAAAGTAGAGTGCTTGCATTATATAATACAATCCATGCTTGTCTTGATGAGGACCACAAGATCACCAAATATAATTCTATTGGTCGGACTTGGCCTACCCACTTTGTGCTTACGCTCGGTCATTTAATATACTAATCAACAGAAAATCTTAAAACGTGAGACACAAGTAGTCTGAATCCATGCTTACGCTCCTTCCTCAGGACCTCTTTCCAAATGCTTGTAAAACATAAGTACTCTGAATCTACACCATTATTAATTCAGTCATACAATATAGCCGCCATCTTTGCTCAACCAGATTCCTCAAATCTTTAGTTAACCAATGAAGCAGCTCGCATCATAATTTTGCTCACTTTCAGTCAGAACTATATATAGCTAGCCGTCTAATACATATACATTGACCATAGAGGGGAGTGTGGAATTCTTCCTCGTGCTGGAGTTTTCACGGCTTATTAATGTTGATGATGTAAAGTACTTCTAGgttattgtttttctttttaatatcgtCGCCTTGTTAATTAAAGTCTTTTTACAAATCTAtacttatatgtatatatttttttatttaaaaatgttTATTCTCAAGCCAACAGGAGTCTGGGTGGTTGGGGATTCAAAGAACATAGTCTAATGTGACACCAGGCATGCATGCAACCAGTGGGAAAGGCTAGATCGAGCTCTTCCTGTCTATATACAACGTATTAGGGGGAATCAGCAGACTTATCCTATACTGGGAGTAAAGTCCCTCAACTATCTCGTTTCACAAATGATACCACCAATAAACTATGCTTTTCATtcaaaagaaacaaataaagTATGCTAAAGTCATACTTTCGTGTCCAAGGCCTTATTTTCATATTGTCCATCATAATCACTAATGGAAGCCTGCCACGTATAGCTGCTACTGTATCTAATCCATCTTCAATATAAATAGACAGGGCCAACATTCTCTTGTGTGAATTAGCTAGGCCCCACTTGGTCAGCAGAATTTTTTTAGATTACTTGTTCCTCACCCAAGGTCTCAGCAGATATTTTTTAGATTACTTGTTCCTCACCCAAGATCTCTTGCAGCTGACGATCAGCTTATCATCGGCTCTGATAGTATttataataattcaaaaatttatttaaaaaaataagtaaaaaatattttttatttttttcattttatatgaatatttaattttttttatagtaaAATATTAATATGAAACTAAATATATGCCTGTATAGTCCTGTAATCTATAAGCTCAGGGACTGGATTCGGTTTCACTCTATTAGAGTTTCGGTATGCACCCAATCCCGGATCCGGCCTCCAAACCGGTACACGGTGCGGAAGACTCCTCAATAGAAAAGTCCACGCAGTCATCCCCTAAACGAGAGAAAAATATTTCCAAGTAAAATTTAAGCGCTTCTTCAACTAACTAGGTCTTCCCTCAGACCCCAAGACAGCGAGACAAACTTCAAGGACCATGACCCAGTCCTCCCTTCCTCACCACAGTGTACCTAACGTATGAAATAGGTCCCATTACCTTTGAAATGCCCTCCACCCTACATATATTCTCAGCCCTTAATTAATTGTGCTCTCCCCCATACACATACCCCTATCCTATGTATGCTTCCCTTCTCCCACTTTATATCCCAACTTACGCAGCACTAACAGAAGCCCAAAACCAGCAGCCATGGAAGAcatcttgaaccaaatccaTCGTGCATGCGAGCTAGCCAGAGACCTAGAAACCAGCCTCCCACACTTCGTAGACAATCCCCCGCGCATCTTGAGCTCCTGTGGAGAGATTCTTGGTGCCCTCCACAAAGCCATGCATGGGCTACACTCTCTATGCGCACCACACTATAGCACCCAGTTCCAGTTGCCCTTTGGGGAGACGTCGGGGTCTCCTCCGGATATCCGCGTAGGGTCATCTACGGGTATACGCGCCGGAGAAGGGAGCTCGCGTGGTGCTAGTTCCATGCAAGCAATCAATCTTATCCGAGGGCCATTGATGGAAGAAGACAGTCCGCTCCCTGGACGCGGGATGCCAAAGAGCGAAACGGGCGTGCTGGATTTGCGGCAACTGGGGTTGGAAATCCAAGCGACATCCGCGTTCATGGAGATGATGGAGATCGGGAGTGGCTCCGGCTGCGGTGGCACCACTGAGACGAATGTTGAGGCATTCGGTAGGGGGGGTGGAGAGGCTCCGGTGGCGACGGAGGGCTCGTCGGGTTCCGGCAAAAGACCGGCCGGGTCGTTGACTCAAAGATCTTCGAGGAGGAGGTAAATTCCAATCTTTAGACTTTTCGATGAGTTCCCACTGGTATTTTCTCTTTGGAAAGGTCAAGGAATTTTCCTTTCATGTGGGTTTGATAGTGATTGAGAACCACAGAGAAGTTGCACACATACTTGCTTACCTCaccatatttttattataacaaCGTACCCCAGAAGAAAGTTTTTACTACAGAATGATCACGGTAAAAGGTTTGAAAGTGGTTATGTTGGAGTTATATTTGTAGTTATTTGAATTGTCAGGAGGGATACCGGCGGGATGATCGTGAGGGTGCCGGCCCGCCGAGCAGGAAACATGGAGATTCCGCCCGACGACGGATACACCTGGAGGAAGTATGGCCAGAAAGAGATCCTGGGATCCAAATTTCCAAGGTAACCATCTCTTCTATTTAACCCCCTTTTTTTAGGCAGCAaagtgttttttctttttctttttctgaggAAGCAAAACAGAATTAATAACTAGCGAAATGCCAGTAACTTGGCTATCCCATGCTTCCAGCCGATGTAGTATTGCTTCCATACTCTCACCAAGGCCTAGTGAGATGTGATGACTTGGTAGCTCCATACATTCATTGTGAACATACCTTGTATGTATGTAGGGCCTTGAGACTTGTAAATCAGGTTAAATAAGGAATGGAAACTTGAGGATTTATAATGGAATCAGCTACCAGAGGCTTCTTCCCGGTTCCCATCCATAAGAAGAGGGATGCAGAAGATATATTAAGTTCAGGGTTATAAATTAATCATTAGTTTTATGAATGACCTTCTCATATCATATGGTCCACTGGATAAAATTTGGTTTTACTATGTTATACCATTGCCATAACAATAAAGCATCGTTTTTTTTCCCTCGAGTCCAGAAAGTCATCAAGGGTTTCTTGTATGCTGGGTTGTAATGGAATACTACGTCGTCTCTTCGGGAGGGTTAATTTCcgctctctttcctttttccttcttttaacTACTGTTACTTCTCTTCCTTcaatcttcttctcttcttttcttctcttgcatgaaacctttttcatttttttgatgAAAGCGATTAAGGGTCCGCTTAATGATTTTTCTTTGCTATTTTCCCCAGAAGCTGCCTCTTGTTATTAATCAAAGCATTTCAAATTCTTCCTTGGAACATCTGTGATCCAACTGGGTCATCTTAGTCCTTCCTTCCTCTTATTCATTTACACAAATCCCAGGCCCTTCCAGTACTCCTTATTTTTTGGTGAATCAGAATCATTCAAATtgcaaacatcaaaagaatatAGTTAGCGAGCTACATCTGAATGTTCTCAAATCTATCTCGGCCTTCCGCTGGCTCCTTATATTTCTATCTGTATCCTAAATATCTATCTGGTTTTTACAACTAATTAATTAGAAGCTATCactataaaaattatatatatacatgcctTTGGCAGGAGTTACTACCGGTGCACCCACAAGAGCTACTATGGTTGTGAGGCAAAGAAGCAAGTCCAGAGGCTCGACGATGATCCATACACATACGAGGTCAAGTACTGCGGCACCCATAGCTGCCAGACCTCCACCGCACCACTCCTCATCCCCTCCATGGCACCCACCAACGACAACAGCAGCAGCAACCCACAAGGGGAAGCCCTGATGCCCGAGGCTCCCGCACAGCCACATTCTTCCCTACTCGCTTCAACCGAACTGGGTATCTGGTTCTCCAGGGAGTTCGAGCATGGCCAAAGGGAAACCCAACCCCTCATCGTTCCTCATGGTGGGGAGGGCAGCAGCACACAAGCTGGACCTTCTCACTTGCAAGGTGGAAGGGAGGTCGACTGTCCCGTGGCAGACCTGGCCGATGCCATGTTCAATTCAGGCAGCAGCGGGAGCAGCATGGATGCTTTCTTCTCGCAACCGTCGCAAGACAattgaagagaaaaagaggCAGATATGAAGCCATTAGAACGTCAACGCCATTTTCTAACCTCTTTGTATTTCCAGGATTAGAACATTAGGAGTAGGACGGGATTCACATGATTCTTTTTTAGCCACCCTTCTGGCTTTGGTTAAGTCGCAAGTGCCTTGTACTACGAtcgatgaggtgtgctgcatgTTATACATAACAATTTTGTACCTCCGGATTAGAAATTTGAACGAAGAAGTTGAAATATTGAGTTTTATGGTAAATATAGAGCTGCGATGAGTCTTGGGGTTTTTTAAATATGGGctgcttatttttttaaaagaaagaaaatacacAACTTATTGTTTGCTTTAAAGATCATCCATTTTTTATCACTATTGCTTTCAAAAATGGTAGCCACTTCCTAGCTATAGCTTAATTTTACTGTtttacctcctttttttttactatAACCTCATGAAATCATGAAATTATATATACACAGCCCTAGTAAAGATCAAATTAGGAGCCAAATGACCATTACAAAGGTCACAAAGTGAACATAGAGACAGATTTCTGAGGCATTAATAAATTTGTGCGTATATATTAATTAAGGCTCGAGGTGTCCTGGGGGGAGGTCGCTCAATATCTCTCCATAATCTGGAAGCCTTGGAGTCTACCATGCATCATAAGAAGAcgttttttttcccaaaaaaaagattttggaAAATCCTGTTAATTCCTGTGCAACCATAAAATcatcttttaaaaaattatccTTCAGAGAGAACAGGCAGGTTTTCTAGGCTTGCATTAAATTAGAAGATCATAGACATTAATATCATCCTGTCGCAGGTTACATGCTTCTAGtcttttatttgattttatGAGGGAATATTGCCAATAAGAATGACTTTGAAATTAGGACAGTTCATGTAGAAATGAGGTGAAGTTCTTTTGAGCCATGGTTAAATGTTACCCTTAACATACCAGGATTAAGCGTGAGACCGGATTTTTGTGCACCATGGATGAGGTAGGTGGTTCACGAAAGATTTTATTATCCATTTTACGCTAAGAGTACGCACAGCATTTACGTACCTTGGCATTAAGTGTCTCGCCTGAGAAGCATCAAATGATGATAAGTTTGTTTGCAAATTCGAATAAAGTTTGTAGAAGGCCCAAGTGCATTTAAAAGAATGTTCAATGTCCTAAATTCCTAATAAAGTCTATCATTAGATGCGGCCGGACCCACCACAGGGTCTATTATTTCCGACGGTGATGTCGTAATCATCGTGAGGACATCATCAATGTGGTGTGCGGCGGTTTCATCCCACGAGACATGTTCCCAGAACCCTGTTCTCACTCCTTACGTTCTCATTCCGAATTCACACGCAGAACTTCAAGTCTTGAACGATCTTCCTGGGAAATTTCCAATGATTGGACGTGGGGGCGCTTGTCCTCCTCGTTTTCTTCTCTCGTTTTCTAGTTTCATATAAACTCCTTTGCCGTCTAGTTTTCAAGTACTCCTTTGCCCTTGGAAAAGGTCCCACTCTCTTTCTCTACGTGAACCCTTCTTTGGGTTTCTCCCCCCCTGCCAAGCTTGTTAGAAGTTTCCCAATAAGCTTTATCGCCCATCGCACACTTCACGGCTCTTTGGAATTGCTCGGCAAGGATTATATTGGCTGCAGGCATCTCGTGGGGTCGTCAGCTGGGGACAGCGTGCATGTTGACTGCTCACTTGAAAGTAGACTCGCTGTTCGGTAATCTATCGTTTACTTCGGTTGGATACTGTAGAATCTTGGGAAAGAACTCGGCgacttcacctttttttttttttggatcaatagtaagcttttctttccctttttaatCCCATTTAAAATCGAAAAACTAAAACATGGATCTAAGCCGGACGAGTTTGCTAGCCTTGACAATCTGGATTAATTTAGAGGAAGGTGACACCAAATCATCAAGGGCTGCTATTTGCTCCAGCCAGATGGTTTAAGTCCGCTTAAGTTATGTTTAGTTGAAAAATCTCTTACTCGTAATCTGGATAGTTATCTTGTTTAATAATACAGaatttaaatattataatatgattTTATATCTCATCAATATATAGGGCTTGAAAAAGGCACCATGAATACAAATGAATTAATCATCCATACATTctactgcaaaaaaaaaaaatatcatactATATATATTCTATTGAAACATATGTTATAATATgttgtaatatattataaaatgttataatatgttctattgcagaaaaaaaaagctttgtCGAATCACTCGTTTCCTCTTCAACGAACATAAGATAGGAGAGGTTCGGTACTGTTCCAGCTTACTTGAGGGATATTTTGCATTCCGATCTCCTTAGATGTACCCATACTAGAGTGTATGAACTATCCGgttcaaagagaaaaaaattagaaaccCACTTAGCCCATTTAATTTGGATCAAGGTCCTACATATCAGGACTAGTTCATCAATTGGTGTGGATGTAAGTTATTCTTAAAATGGTGAAGCCCTTGTGGCGCCATTCTTCTACCAGAAGGAGCATGCGGTGTAATAGCCAACTCCTTTGGACTAATGGCCAGCCTGAAGAGGCCAGGCCCATTGGCGGTTGATCGTGGTCGACTGATCATGGGAGGTAGAGAAGAAGACTCCCGACCTCTCTGATCTTGCTGGACTCCGAGAGTCTATGGTGATCCAAGCACCGACCAAATCTTAGGGGTAaattcacctatttaaagtcttcttcttctcctctgttGAATCCTTCACAAACGCCCAAAACAATGCGACCGATTTCAAGTTTTCTTCcagattttcttccttggatctTCACCGAAGAAGCTGTCAGACCACCTTACTGGACCAAGGTGAGTAATCTACGctgttttctctttctttcctagTGTTTTAGCCATGATTCACCTTGATTTAGGCTAGCAAATTGCcagattttcattcaaaatagggGTGTCTTGTTTCCGTCCCTTTCTTTTGTGGTCACTGCCGTTGGACGTTGGATTTGACCGAACTTTGTGGCCAAGAAAGATGCCACTGAGATAGCATGGGGTGTTGCCTCTCTTCCTGTACTCGATTCTATGCACGATTGGGGCACAACGGCATGAGAGGCCATAATCGCCTCGCCGCATTGTGCCGTTTATAGCACGGGCTGCAACCACCATACTGGCAACCAGCACCACCCtagcctccctctccctcttctcatCTCTACCATGTGGACCGGAACCCGAGCCATGCGACCTGCTAAGTTTCTTTCTTAGTATCCCTTCATTTTACTTGTTCCACTGGCCATCGTCTCAATGGATGCCGCTGTCGGCGGTGGCTGCCATTGTCAGGGCTAGCTCTCATGGCTACCCCTAGATCTAATCGAAGAGGAAAGGGAGAGACATGCTCTCCCCTattttggggaagaagaagagagtctctctcttctttctctctcctctctctcttttttctctctttgattcttcctctcttttcttctctctctctaattgACTCGGATAATTAGTAGAAGGGATTCGAGGGACTTAGTGATGGACCCATGGTGGACACCGGTAGGCGGTCTAGGTTACTAGTCcacaatatgattttttttgatgatcgAGTTTGATTTTGTAGGAGTCATCTGCGCAAGAAAGTTCTAATCGAAGTACCTTGCACTCCAGCTTGTAGATTGTGGAGTTGATCAGTAATTGCTGTACTTAGTCAGTCTTCAATAGAGGTATGGATCTCTATACTTGGTTatcattataaatatatatacatattattgATTTGTACTGCTGGATTTATATCGTGAGTTTTACATCGATAGATTTGGTTTGGCATGTGATGGTATGTTTCatatgattttcaatatgaATATACTTGTATAGttattatatgtatcaaatatTGAAAACATGATTATGTGAACAATGATATCTTGAATTTGATAGAAATACATTGTGTAAATGAAAATTGATTTGATAAGAGTAATATATAAATTAGATGGATAAGATATTGGTTTGGACTAACCTCATCATAAGATAGCTTCCACGAGCTTATACGTGAGATAGCCTCCGCGAGCTTATATGTGAGATAGCCTCCATGGGTTTACGCATGAAATAGCTTTCGTAATCTTATGCATGTAATAGCCTCCGCGAGCTTATGCATGGAATTTTGCTTAACAGTCTTCGACTAGGCCATGATTTTAGTTAGTCCAAAGCTGAAAAAATATTGCTATGAAACTtaaaaatcaagttaataaGAAATAGATGACATGAAATAAAAAACTATGGTTGAACAATTAGTTACATTTgaggtatgtatatatatgcttCTTTGGTAAGGTGATAATGAGGGCTTATGTGCATGTAATTTGTATGAGTTTTTCTAGGTATTGATATAATATTCATTTTATCTGGTATCATTTTTTGATTGTTACTTATGGTGTAATGATTTGGCATTTTTACTAGGATGgtccttgcattttttttaaagtcaCAGGAGGCATAGTTTCAAATGGGAGGGAGGATGAGTTTATGCAGCTAGTAGTTAGTTATCTAGTTATCTCTATTATTTTTCTGATATCAATGGACATCTAAATCTTTGTAATTGAACTAGTTGATTATTTAAAGTCAGTAGTTTTATTGGATTGATTTGATTATAATTGTTGATATTATGTGGATATTG
Encoded proteins:
- the LOC103698294 gene encoding probable WRKY transcription factor 35, translated to MIVRVPARRAGNMEIPPDDGYTWRKYGQKEILGSKFPRSYYRCTHKSYYGCEAKKQVQRLDDDPYTYEVKYCGTHSCQTSTAPLLIPSMAPTNDNSSSNPQGEALMPEAPAQPHSSLLASTELGIWFSREFEHGQRETQPLIVPHGGEGSSTQAGPSHLQGGREVDCPVADLADAMFNSGSSGSSMDAFFSQPSQDN